One region of Phragmites australis chromosome 18, lpPhrAust1.1, whole genome shotgun sequence genomic DNA includes:
- the LOC133899434 gene encoding uncharacterized protein LOC133899434 has protein sequence MKTYAGEEYLSGNTACRWYFNPAIPEAEDFYNALHNQRLSIRRVTVPAEQTAPLQTALSLEDKCLSDLEKMDPYDFPDGGCRCTVTITRVLLTTPWWFPSCNRCSRSCTPDGDGYKCNTCSCTGYRFK, from the exons ATGAAAACCTATGCAG GTGAAGAATATTTGAGTGGAAACACTGCATGTCGATGGTATTTTAACCCCGCAATTCCAGAGGCTGAAGACTTCTACAACGC CCTGCACAATCAACGTCTGTCAATCAGACGTGTCACTGTTCCTGCAGAACAAACAGCACCACTGCAAACAGCACTTTCCCTCGAAGACAAGTGTCTCAGCGACTTGGAGAAAATGGACCCATACGACTTCCCG GATGGTGGATGCCGATGTACTGTTACTATAACCCGTGTACTGCTAACCACCCCATGGTGGTTCCCATCATGCAATAGATGCAGCAGAAGTTGCACACCAGATGGTGATGGCTATAAGTGTAACACATGCTCCTGCACAGGCTACCGGTTCAAGTAA